From one Chanodichthys erythropterus isolate Z2021 chromosome 3, ASM2448905v1, whole genome shotgun sequence genomic stretch:
- the LOC137016950 gene encoding zinc finger protein 845-like has product MEVSEESEELSEVEEEHHDKPGEKSLSCSKTKKTFLKKRRAKKSTTCTQCGKSFTTKQSLKLHMMIHTGEKPFTCDQCGKSFTTKQSLKLHMMIHTGEKPFTCDQCGKSFTQSSLLKEHKRIHSEEKPFTCDQCGKTFHGESALKEHLKVHTKEKPHSCSVCGKSFSLLKILNAHQKIHTGVREYMCFECEKTFISATCLKLHERIHTGEKPYKCSHCDMRFSVSSNLKTHEMIHTGEKPYKCSHCDKRFNQSSHLKKHERIHSREKPHTCDQCGKSFCNKSYLKMHMKIHTGEKPYKCSHCDKRFCDSLYLKTHERIHTGEKPYKCSHCDMRFSVSSNLKRHERIHTGEKPHTCDQCGKSFSCKSNLKKHTKIHTGEKPYKCSHCDKRFSQSADLKTHEMIHTGEKPYKCSHCDKRFSQSSYLKTHERIHSIEKPHTCDQCGKSFCNKSYLKIHMKIHTGEKPYKCSHCDKRFSESGPLKRHEMIHTGEKPYKCSHCDNRFSVSSHLKRHEMIHTGEKPHTCDQCGKSFSIKSHLKIHMMIHTGEKPYMCSYCHKTFNQSGHLKTHERIHTGEKPHTCDQCGKSFSIKSHLKIHMKIHTGEKPHTCDQCGKSFSCKSNLKKHMKIHTGEKPYKCSHCDKRFSQSADLKTHEMIHTGEKNNTEADLKLMR; this is encoded by the exons ATGGAAGTGAgcgaggagagtgaagaactgagtgaagtggaggaggaacatcatgacaaacctggagaaaaatCTTTGAGTTgctcaaagactaaaaagacatttttaaagaaaagaagagccaagaaatctacaacctgcactcagtgtggaaagagtttcacaaccaaacaaagTCTCAAGCTTCACAtgatgatccacactggagagaagccattcacatgtgatcaatgtgggaagagtttcacaacaaaacaaagtcTCAAGCTTCACAtgatgatccacactggagagaaaccgttcacatgtgatcaatgtgggaagagtttcacacaaTCATCACTCCTTAAAGAACACAAGAGGATCCACTCCGAAGAAAAgccattcacatgtgatcagtgtggcaAAACATTTCATGGGGAATCAGCTCTGAAGGAACACCTGAAAGTTCATACgaaggagaagccacattcatgttctgtgtgtggaaagagtttttcactgctgaaaattttaaatgcacatcagaaaatacacactggtgtgagagagtacatgtgctttgagtgtgagaagacttttattTCAGCAACCTGTTTAAAACTACAtgagagaattcacactggagaaaaaccttacaagtgttcacactgtgacatgAGATTCAGTGTGTCAtcaaatctgaaaacacatgagatgatccacactggagaaaaaccttacaagtgttcacactgtgacaagagattcaatcaGTCATCACATCTGAAAaaacatgagaggatccacagcagagagaagccgcacacgtgtgatcagtgtggaaagagtttctgtaATAAAAGTTACCTGAAGATGCACATGAAGATccatactggagaaaaaccttacaagtgttcacactgtgacaagagattctgTGATTCATTGTATCTGAAAACAcacgagaggatccacactggagaaaagccttacaagtgttcacactgtgacatgAGATTCAGTGTGTCATCAAATCTGAAaagacatgagaggatccacactggagagaagccgcacacatgtgatcagtgtgggaagagtttctcTTGTAAAAGTAACCTGAAGAAACACACgaagatccacactggagaaaaaccttacaagtgttcacactgtgacaagagattcagtcagtcagcag atctgaaaacacatgagatgatccacactggagagaaaccttacaagtgttcacactgtgacaagagattcagtcagtcatcatatctgaaaacacatgagaggatccacagcatagagaagccgcacacgtgtgatcagtgtggaaagagtttctgcAATAAAAGTtacctgaagatacacatgaagattcacactggagaaaaaccttacaagtgttcacactgtgacaagagattcagtgaatcaggacctctgaaaagacatgagatgatccacactggagaaaaaccttacaagtgttcacactgtgacaataGATTCAGTGTGTCATCACATCTGAAAAGACATGagatgatccacactggagagaagccgcacacatgtgatcagtgtgggaagagtttctcTATTAAAAGtcacctgaagatacacatgatgattcacactggagaaaaaccttacatgTGTTCATACTGTCACAAGACTTTCAACCAGTCAGGACatttgaaaacacatgagaggatccacactggagagaagccgcacacgtgtgatcagtgtggaaagagtttctctattaaaagtcacctgaagatacacatgaagatccacactggagagaagccgcacacgtgtgatcagtgtggaaagagtttctcttgTAAAAGTAACCTGAAGAAACACATgaagatccacactggagaaaaaccttacaagtgttcacactgtgacaagagattcagtcagtcagcagatctgaaaacacatgagatgatccacactggagaaaaaaataacactgaagcggatttaaagttaatgagataa